In the genome of Chryseobacterium arthrosphaerae, one region contains:
- the rplL gene encoding 50S ribosomal protein L7/L12, with amino-acid sequence MSDLKNLAETLVNLTVKDVNELAAILKDEYGIEPAAAAVVVAAGGAGDAAEEKTEFDVILKSAGASKLAIVKLVKDLTGAGLKEAKDIVDGAPAAIKQGVSKDEAEALKKQLEEAGAEVELK; translated from the coding sequence ATGTCAGATTTAAAAAATTTAGCTGAAACGCTAGTAAACCTAACTGTAAAAGACGTAAACGAATTAGCTGCTATCCTTAAGGATGAGTACGGAATTGAGCCAGCTGCTGCTGCTGTAGTTGTTGCTGCAGGTGGTGCAGGTGATGCTGCTGAAGAAAAGACTGAATTCGACGTAATTCTTAAGTCTGCAGGTGCTTCTAAATTAGCTATCGTTAAATTAGTAAAAGATTTAACTGGTGCTGGTCTTAAAGAAGCTAAAGATATCGTAGACGGAGCTCCTGCTGCAATCAAGCAAGGTGTTTCTAAAGACGAAGCTGAAGCTCTTAAGAAGCAATTAGAAGAAGCTGGTGCTGAAGTAGAATTGAAATAA
- the rplJ gene encoding 50S ribosomal protein L10, producing MTKDQKVVAIQEIKDLLQDAKVVYVADLEGLNAGKSSDFRRQAFKQNIKVKVVKNTLLQKAMEQIEGVDYSEMFPSFKGNSALMIADTANAPAKLIQGFRKKEEKPALKSAFVQETFYVGDNNLDMLANIKSREEMIGEIIGLLQSPIQRVVSALQNKPETVEAKAEEAAPAVEETPAAEAPEAAADSTEETSAE from the coding sequence ATGACAAAAGACCAAAAAGTTGTAGCGATACAAGAGATCAAAGATTTGCTTCAGGATGCAAAAGTAGTATACGTAGCAGATCTAGAAGGTTTGAACGCTGGTAAATCTTCAGATTTCAGAAGACAGGCTTTCAAACAAAATATCAAAGTAAAAGTAGTAAAAAATACACTTTTACAAAAAGCAATGGAGCAGATTGAAGGAGTAGATTACTCTGAAATGTTCCCATCTTTCAAAGGAAACTCAGCGTTAATGATTGCTGATACAGCTAACGCTCCTGCGAAACTTATCCAAGGATTCAGAAAGAAAGAAGAAAAGCCGGCTTTGAAGTCTGCTTTCGTTCAGGAAACTTTCTACGTTGGTGACAACAACCTGGACATGTTGGCTAACATCAAGTCTAGAGAAGAAATGATCGGTGAAATCATCGGATTACTTCAGTCTCCAATCCAGAGAGTTGTTTCTGCTCTTCAAAACAAACCTGAAACTGTAGAAGCTAAAGCTGAAGAAGCTGCTCCTGCGGTAGAAGAAACTCCTGCTGCTGAAGCTCCTGAAGCTGCTGCAGATAGCACTGAAGAAACAAGTGCTGAATAA
- the rplA gene encoding 50S ribosomal protein L1: protein MAKLTKKQKEALSKVEKGRIYNLEEGSALVKEVNTAKFDASVDIAVRLGVDPRKANQMVRGVVSLPHGTGKDVKVLALVTPDKEAEAKAAGADYVGLDEYLQKIKDGWTDVDVIVTMPAVMGKLGPLGRVLGPRGLMPNPKSGTVTMEIGKAVTEVKAGKIDFKVDKYGIIHAGIGKVSFDAAKIKENAQELIQTLIKMKPTAAKGTYVKSIYLSSTMSPGIAIDTKSVN from the coding sequence ATGGCAAAATTGACTAAAAAGCAAAAGGAAGCTTTAAGCAAAGTAGAAAAAGGAAGAATCTATAACCTTGAAGAAGGTTCAGCTCTTGTAAAAGAAGTGAACACTGCAAAGTTTGATGCTTCTGTAGATATCGCTGTAAGATTAGGTGTAGACCCAAGAAAAGCAAACCAAATGGTAAGAGGTGTTGTATCTCTTCCTCACGGTACCGGTAAAGATGTTAAAGTTTTGGCTTTAGTAACTCCGGATAAAGAAGCAGAAGCTAAAGCTGCTGGTGCTGACTATGTAGGTCTTGACGAATATTTACAAAAAATTAAAGATGGTTGGACAGACGTTGACGTTATCGTTACGATGCCAGCTGTAATGGGTAAATTAGGTCCATTAGGTAGAGTATTAGGTCCAAGAGGTTTAATGCCGAACCCTAAATCAGGAACTGTAACAATGGAAATTGGTAAAGCAGTAACTGAAGTAAAAGCAGGTAAAATTGATTTCAAAGTAGACAAGTATGGTATCATCCATGCTGGTATTGGTAAAGTATCTTTCGATGCTGCTAAGATCAAAGAAAATGCTCAGGAATTAATCCAGACATTGATCAAAATGAAACCAACTGCTGCTAAAGGAACTTATGTGAAGTCTATCTATCTGTCTTCTACAATGAGCCCAGGTATTGCAATTGATACTAAATCTGTTAACTAA
- the rplK gene encoding 50S ribosomal protein L11, with protein MAKKVFKMVKLQVKGGAANPSPPVGPALGSAGVNIMEFCKQFNGRTQDKPGQVLPVVITVYEDKSFEFVIKTPPAAIQLMDAAKIKGGSGEPNRNKVGSVSWDQVKKIAEDKMSDLNCFTMDSAVSMVAGTARSMGLRVTGTKPTFNA; from the coding sequence ATGGCTAAGAAAGTCTTTAAAATGGTAAAGCTTCAGGTGAAAGGTGGCGCAGCTAACCCTTCTCCACCAGTAGGTCCGGCATTAGGTTCTGCAGGTGTGAACATCATGGAGTTTTGTAAGCAATTTAACGGAAGAACCCAAGATAAGCCAGGGCAAGTTTTACCTGTAGTAATTACAGTATACGAAGACAAATCTTTTGAATTCGTTATTAAAACTCCACCTGCAGCAATCCAGTTAATGGATGCGGCTAAGATCAAGGGAGGTTCCGGTGAACCAAACAGAAACAAAGTAGGTTCTGTATCTTGGGATCAAGTGAAAAAAATCGCTGAGGACAAAATGAGTGACCTTAACTGCTTTACAATGGATTCTGCAGTTTCTATGGTTGCAGGTACTGCTAGATCTATGGGATTAAGAGTAACAGGAACTAAACCAACTTTTAACGCTTAA
- a CDS encoding T9SS type A sorting domain-containing protein produces the protein MKKILILFGTLLFWFTGKAQWNPVLDQNLAVTKQASSSFAATTSDGKTYIGYWKSVPAPVNFELWVQMLDQQGNKLLGSDGIKISDQIPMSTYTVMESTAVDSSNNFYIGVTGTGAGNPGYIFKITPQGTSEWPNGISLGEAYLPTILPLSAGGILVAYFPSSQKYTKVQKYDAAGQAVWATPTQIKSDDTTKNTVPGNLFELSNNECEIIFHKQLSFGTTSYLFAQKLNLETGTIAWDAPKQITTKSTAYNAKYSGAVDGNVVYYGFSSGENMRFDAYIQRIDANSNLPWGNVGVDFDTNQTYFEKDMKMAFAPGSPYVWAIANYSSSSQGQNGEFVQKFDKATGARLLTDNAKQVFPVDNTSMFHYGNLQLVNNSPYFVVQKKEGTGLNVSLNAVLLNTDGEFTWPEHYLPVATYAASKSYPSVLRPVNGQAVVVFHEQKSGDIQPVAYAQNLIFPSGSMSTHEISGKKSEIRIYPNPAADFIHIDGVKDQNVGIYNAAGQLIKTGSVKQGMIDVKDLVKGMYILKIKDQEEGLKFLKK, from the coding sequence ATGAAAAAAATACTTATCCTTTTCGGAACCCTGCTTTTTTGGTTTACAGGGAAAGCACAATGGAATCCTGTTCTTGACCAGAACCTTGCCGTAACAAAACAGGCGAGTTCTTCTTTTGCTGCCACTACAAGTGACGGAAAGACCTATATAGGATACTGGAAAAGCGTACCGGCTCCTGTCAACTTTGAATTATGGGTACAGATGCTGGATCAGCAGGGAAATAAACTGTTAGGTTCAGACGGAATTAAAATTTCTGATCAGATTCCCATGAGTACCTATACCGTAATGGAAAGTACTGCCGTTGATTCTTCAAACAATTTCTATATAGGCGTGACGGGTACCGGGGCCGGAAATCCCGGATACATATTTAAGATTACTCCACAAGGCACATCAGAATGGCCAAACGGGATCAGCTTAGGAGAAGCTTATCTGCCAACCATCCTTCCACTGTCTGCCGGAGGTATTCTCGTGGCTTATTTTCCATCCAGCCAGAAATATACCAAAGTACAGAAGTACGATGCTGCCGGGCAGGCGGTATGGGCTACTCCAACTCAGATCAAGTCTGATGATACCACTAAAAATACAGTTCCTGGCAATCTTTTCGAACTTTCTAACAATGAATGTGAAATAATCTTCCATAAGCAGCTCTCTTTCGGAACCACAAGCTATCTGTTTGCTCAGAAACTTAACCTGGAAACCGGAACTATAGCATGGGATGCCCCTAAGCAGATTACCACCAAGTCTACCGCTTACAATGCCAAATATTCAGGTGCTGTGGATGGTAACGTCGTGTATTACGGATTCAGCAGTGGAGAAAATATGAGATTTGATGCCTATATTCAGAGAATTGATGCCAATAGTAACCTTCCGTGGGGGAATGTAGGCGTAGACTTTGATACCAATCAGACTTATTTTGAAAAAGATATGAAAATGGCATTTGCTCCGGGATCTCCTTATGTATGGGCAATAGCAAACTATAGCTCTTCATCGCAGGGACAAAACGGAGAATTCGTACAAAAGTTTGATAAAGCTACAGGAGCAAGGCTTTTAACAGATAATGCCAAACAGGTTTTTCCGGTTGATAATACATCAATGTTTCATTACGGGAACCTGCAGCTGGTGAACAACAGTCCTTATTTTGTAGTACAGAAGAAAGAAGGTACCGGTCTTAATGTATCACTGAATGCTGTTTTGCTTAATACTGACGGGGAATTTACATGGCCGGAACATTACCTTCCTGTTGCTACGTATGCAGCCTCAAAATCTTATCCGAGCGTACTAAGGCCTGTTAACGGGCAGGCTGTGGTTGTCTTTCATGAGCAGAAAAGTGGCGATATTCAGCCGGTTGCCTATGCACAGAATTTAATTTTTCCTTCCGGATCCATGTCAACACACGAAATTTCAGGTAAAAAATCAGAAATCAGAATATATCCTAACCCTGCAGCAGACTTTATTCATATAGATGGAGTAAAAGATCAGAATGTTGGTATCTATAATGCAGCAGGCCAGCTGATAAAAACCGGATCCGTGAAACAGGGAATGATAGATGTAAAAGATCTTGTGAAAGGAATGTATATTTTAAAAATAAAAGATCAGGAAGAAGGACTGAAGTTCCTTAAAAAGTAA
- a CDS encoding tetratricopeptide repeat protein: MGKLLLFVWLLCCSTVFCFGQDRKEYEQYIHTADELKFKDWAKAEQYIRKARKSVPDKELGNFYMEAAKIYSDMNYFDLALDYSNKAYHIFLDKDEEKTAKIDGIFAYTYSQLNDTRRAVTYYKKLLNFYQKQKKQVETVKALNNLGNAYLVLSKLDSSRYYFEKSLMTFENYDNPVLKAFVFSNFGKLNFQEGNKTKAENYLLEASDILQKNNIEDHKSNYQVNYNLANFYIKTQNPEKALLYARNLGKYVIPDAVSFDNTNYLRTLYEAYQLNRDYRLSAETFKKYDSIRDLLNIEEKAVNVERLKVQHDYELRKRLDKIEQDKKNILYAVMVIILLLVLVICILLLINFRNKAEKLRLEKKLIENREKQLEIDNQMKEKMLVYKSMEQSKIEEIFKSLLEQINVLKSKLKDSEIDEVSRIINEIKLNTKQDSWGDFEYHFLNIHESFYENLDRKHPGLTNYDKRLAAMLKLKLSTKEISNLLNVTPKTIENSRTRLRKKMNLTNTKEDLSQYLNEL; the protein is encoded by the coding sequence ATGGGAAAACTTCTACTTTTTGTCTGGCTGTTGTGCTGTTCAACGGTATTCTGCTTCGGGCAGGATAGGAAAGAATACGAGCAGTATATACATACGGCCGATGAGCTGAAGTTTAAAGATTGGGCGAAAGCAGAGCAATACATCCGTAAAGCCAGAAAAAGTGTTCCGGATAAAGAATTGGGTAATTTTTATATGGAAGCTGCCAAAATTTACAGCGACATGAATTATTTTGATCTTGCACTGGATTATTCTAATAAGGCCTATCATATTTTTCTGGATAAGGATGAAGAGAAAACAGCAAAGATAGATGGTATTTTTGCGTATACCTATTCACAGCTCAATGATACCAGGAGAGCTGTTACTTACTATAAGAAACTTCTCAACTTTTATCAGAAACAGAAAAAGCAGGTAGAAACGGTTAAAGCACTGAACAATCTGGGAAATGCATATCTGGTACTGTCGAAGCTTGATTCGTCACGGTATTATTTCGAAAAGAGTCTGATGACATTTGAGAATTATGACAATCCGGTTCTGAAGGCCTTTGTATTTTCAAATTTCGGTAAACTGAATTTTCAGGAAGGAAATAAAACAAAAGCGGAAAATTATTTACTTGAAGCAAGTGATATCTTACAGAAGAATAATATTGAGGACCATAAATCAAATTACCAGGTCAATTATAACCTTGCCAATTTCTATATTAAAACCCAAAACCCTGAAAAAGCATTGCTATATGCCCGTAATCTTGGGAAATATGTCATTCCGGATGCCGTAAGTTTTGATAATACCAATTATCTGAGAACCCTGTATGAAGCCTATCAGCTGAACAGGGATTACAGGCTTTCCGCAGAAACCTTCAAAAAATATGATTCTATACGTGATTTGCTGAATATAGAAGAAAAAGCAGTGAATGTAGAAAGACTGAAAGTGCAGCACGATTACGAACTGAGGAAAAGGCTTGACAAAATAGAACAGGACAAAAAGAATATCCTGTATGCAGTAATGGTCATTATTCTTTTACTCGTTCTGGTGATCTGTATTTTACTGCTTATTAATTTCAGAAATAAAGCTGAGAAGTTACGGCTTGAAAAGAAGCTGATCGAAAATAGAGAAAAACAGCTGGAAATAGACAATCAGATGAAAGAAAAAATGCTGGTCTATAAATCTATGGAGCAGTCTAAAATTGAAGAAATTTTCAAATCTCTTTTAGAACAGATCAATGTTCTGAAATCTAAACTGAAAGATAGTGAAATTGATGAAGTTTCAAGAATTATCAATGAAATAAAACTGAACACCAAACAGGACTCCTGGGGAGATTTTGAATATCATTTTCTGAATATCCACGAATCATTTTATGAAAATCTGGACCGTAAACATCCGGGACTTACCAATTATGATAAAAGGCTGGCTGCCATGCTGAAGCTTAAATTATCTACAAAAGAAATCTCCAATCTCCTTAACGTGACTCCGAAAACAATTGAAAATTCAAGGACAAGACTCCGTAAAAAAATGAATCTTACCAATACAAAAGAAGATCTTTCTCAATATTTAAATGAATTGTAA
- the nusG gene encoding transcription termination/antitermination protein NusG, which yields MSELKWYVLKAISGQENKVKNYIETEIKRLGFEQYVTQVVIPMEKVIQIRNGKKVPKERPYYPGYLMIEADLMGEIPHVIKNIPGVISFLSLTKGGDPVPMRKSEVNRMLGRMDELSEFASDVEIPYVVGENVKVIDGPFNGFNGTVEKILEDKKKIEVSVLIFGRKTPMELSYMQVEKV from the coding sequence ATGAGCGAATTGAAATGGTATGTGCTGAAAGCTATCAGCGGACAGGAAAATAAAGTGAAAAACTATATTGAGACAGAAATCAAACGTTTAGGGTTTGAGCAGTACGTTACTCAAGTGGTTATTCCTATGGAAAAGGTGATTCAGATTAGAAACGGTAAAAAAGTTCCTAAAGAGAGACCTTACTATCCTGGATACTTAATGATCGAAGCTGATCTGATGGGAGAAATTCCTCACGTAATCAAAAACATCCCTGGAGTTATATCTTTCTTAAGCTTGACAAAAGGAGGAGATCCTGTTCCAATGAGAAAATCAGAAGTGAACAGAATGCTTGGAAGAATGGATGAACTTTCAGAATTCGCAAGCGATGTTGAGATTCCATATGTAGTAGGTGAAAACGTGAAAGTAATCGATGGACCTTTCAACGGATTCAACGGTACAGTTGAGAAAATTCTTGAAGACAAAAAGAAAATTGAAGTTTCTGTATTGATCTTCGGTAGAAAGACTCCAATGGAGCTAAGCTACATGCAAGTAGAAAAAGTATAA
- the secE gene encoding preprotein translocase subunit SecE: protein MSSFVDFLKGSYNEFRHKVEWPKWADLQSSTIVVTIATVILALFTFGVDELFSKAISNIIGMLINLFN, encoded by the coding sequence ATGAGTTCATTTGTCGATTTTTTAAAAGGTTCTTATAACGAATTCAGACATAAAGTTGAATGGCCAAAGTGGGCTGACCTTCAGTCTTCTACAATTGTAGTGACTATTGCGACAGTGATTCTGGCATTATTTACCTTTGGAGTTGATGAATTGTTTTCAAAAGCAATCAGCAACATCATCGGAATGCTAATCAACTTGTTCAATTAA
- the tuf gene encoding elongation factor Tu → MAKETFNRNKPHLNIGTIGHVDHGKTTLTAAISSVLANKGLAEKKDFSSIDSAPEEKERGITINTAHIEYETENRHYAHVDCPGHADYVKNMVTGAAQMDGAILVCAATDGPMPQTREHILLCRQVNVPRIVVFMNKVDMVDDAELLELVELELRDLLSTYEYDGDNSPVIQGSALGALNGDEKWVKTVEELMDAVDTWIEQPVRDQDKPFLMPIEDVFSITGRGTVATGRIEAGVINTGDPVDIVGMGDEKLTSTITGVEMFRKILDRGEAGDNVGLLLRGIEKTDIKRGMVIAKKDSVKPHKKFKAEVYILSKEEGGRHTPFHNKYRPQFYVRTTDVTGEIFLPEGVEMVMPGDNLTITVELLQPIALNEGLRFAIREGGRTVGAGQVTEIIE, encoded by the coding sequence ATGGCAAAGGAAACGTTTAATCGTAACAAACCACACTTGAACATTGGTACTATTGGTCACGTTGACCATGGTAAAACTACACTTACTGCAGCTATCAGTAGTGTATTAGCGAACAAGGGTCTTGCTGAGAAAAAAGATTTCTCTTCTATTGACTCTGCTCCAGAAGAAAAAGAAAGAGGTATCACTATTAATACAGCTCACATCGAGTACGAAACTGAAAACAGACACTATGCACACGTTGACTGTCCAGGTCACGCTGACTATGTTAAGAACATGGTAACTGGTGCTGCTCAGATGGATGGAGCGATCTTAGTATGTGCTGCAACTGATGGACCAATGCCTCAAACTAGAGAGCACATCCTACTTTGCCGTCAGGTAAACGTACCAAGAATCGTTGTTTTCATGAACAAAGTTGATATGGTGGATGATGCTGAGCTTTTAGAGCTTGTTGAACTTGAACTTAGAGATTTATTATCTACTTACGAATATGACGGAGATAACTCTCCAGTAATCCAGGGATCTGCTCTTGGAGCTCTTAACGGAGACGAGAAGTGGGTTAAGACTGTTGAAGAATTGATGGATGCAGTTGATACTTGGATCGAGCAGCCTGTTAGAGATCAGGATAAGCCATTCTTGATGCCAATCGAAGACGTATTCTCTATTACAGGTAGAGGTACTGTAGCAACTGGTAGAATCGAGGCTGGTGTTATCAACACTGGTGATCCGGTTGATATCGTAGGTATGGGTGATGAGAAATTAACTTCTACTATTACAGGGGTTGAGATGTTCAGAAAAATCCTAGACAGAGGTGAAGCTGGTGATAACGTAGGTCTATTGTTGAGAGGTATTGAAAAAACTGACATCAAGAGAGGTATGGTTATCGCTAAGAAAGATTCAGTTAAGCCACACAAAAAATTCAAAGCTGAGGTTTATATCCTTTCTAAAGAAGAAGGTGGACGTCACACTCCATTCCACAACAAGTACCGTCCTCAGTTCTACGTAAGAACTACTGACGTTACAGGTGAGATCTTCTTACCAGAAGGTGTAGAAATGGTAATGCCTGGTGATAACTTAACTATTACTGTAGAATTGTTACAGCCAATCGCTCTTAACGAGGGTCTTAGATTCGCGATCAGAGAAGGAGGTAGAACAGTTGGTGCAGGTCAGGTTACTGAAATCATCGAGTAA
- a CDS encoding DUF4394 domain-containing protein, producing MRKLLHTYFALFAFIALLSCDNSDDNMPDMMNPQGPDLMVYGITAMNELVYFNSNNPKTFTSKTAVTGIPSGEKLLSIDFRPATGELYALSNASKLYIINTSNASARVVGSTAFTPMISGTTAAIDFNPTVDRIRLVSNTGQNLRLHPETGAVAATDININGTGNPSVTGLAYTNSKAGASATILYDIDPASGKLYKQDPPNNGTLVEVGSLGTTFTGQAAFDIKYDNSIALLALNNQLHILDLNNGKTTSIGSLQQGIIDIAIPTEPVAYAIDNSNNLQIFNPNNPMPVSKTVAGLQSGENILGIDFRPVNGQLYALGSSSRIYTINLGTGTATAVGSAPFSTLLSGTDFGFDFNPTVDRIRVVSNTGQNLRLNPNDGTIAATDIILNPGSPIISAAAYTNNFAGAASTTLFVIDHNTDKLYQQNPPNNGTLVETGPLGINITGANGFDIGSMSQKAYLMASIGSSTKIYSINTTTGAATSVSDYPNTVKAFTVGLGF from the coding sequence ATGAGAAAATTATTACACACCTACTTCGCCCTGTTTGCTTTTATAGCCCTGCTTTCATGCGATAATTCGGACGACAACATGCCTGACATGATGAATCCTCAGGGCCCGGACCTTATGGTATATGGAATAACTGCAATGAATGAACTTGTCTACTTCAATTCCAACAATCCCAAAACGTTCACCTCAAAAACAGCTGTTACCGGTATACCTTCAGGAGAGAAACTGCTAAGCATCGACTTCAGACCTGCCACCGGAGAACTGTACGCATTGTCGAATGCCAGTAAATTATATATTATCAACACCTCCAATGCCTCTGCAAGAGTTGTCGGCTCAACAGCGTTTACTCCCATGATTTCAGGAACAACAGCTGCTATTGACTTCAACCCTACCGTTGACAGGATCCGTCTGGTGAGCAATACCGGACAAAATCTACGTTTACATCCTGAAACAGGGGCTGTTGCCGCTACTGACATCAATATTAACGGAACAGGAAATCCTTCTGTAACAGGATTAGCTTATACAAACAGTAAAGCTGGAGCTTCAGCAACGATCTTATATGATATTGATCCGGCTTCAGGAAAATTATACAAACAGGATCCTCCCAACAATGGAACCTTAGTGGAAGTCGGAAGTCTGGGAACAACTTTTACGGGACAGGCTGCATTTGATATTAAATATGATAACAGCATTGCATTATTGGCTTTGAATAATCAATTGCACATCCTGGATCTGAATAACGGAAAAACAACCTCTATCGGGTCTCTGCAACAGGGAATAATAGATATTGCCATTCCTACAGAACCGGTAGCGTACGCTATTGACAATTCAAATAATCTGCAGATATTCAATCCAAACAACCCGATGCCCGTCTCCAAAACAGTGGCGGGACTGCAAAGCGGTGAAAATATTTTAGGAATAGATTTCCGTCCTGTTAATGGTCAGCTGTATGCATTAGGAAGTTCAAGCAGAATTTATACTATTAATTTGGGAACCGGTACTGCCACTGCTGTAGGATCAGCTCCTTTTTCAACCCTGCTTTCCGGAACAGATTTCGGATTTGATTTTAATCCCACTGTAGACAGGATAAGAGTGGTGAGTAATACGGGACAGAATCTCAGGCTCAATCCTAATGACGGAACAATTGCAGCAACTGATATTATATTGAATCCGGGAAGTCCTATAATAAGCGCTGCAGCATATACCAATAATTTTGCGGGAGCAGCCTCTACTACTCTTTTTGTTATTGATCATAATACCGATAAATTATATCAGCAAAACCCTCCGAACAACGGAACTTTAGTAGAGACCGGTCCTTTAGGAATCAACATCACCGGTGCCAATGGATTTGATATTGGAAGTATGAGCCAAAAAGCTTATTTAATGGCTTCAATAGGTTCATCTACGAAAATTTACTCTATCAATACCACTACAGGAGCTGCCACTTCTGTTTCTGATTACCCGAATACTGTAAAAGCCTTTACAGTGGGGCTAGGTTTTTAA